The sequence TATGCACCTTTAACAGTTATTTCACCCTGCAAAGGGGGAAAGTCAGATAATCATAAAGTGTGCTTTGTTGACTCGAGATTAACACTACTGTCTCATTGTCACCAGCAAACTAATTGTTGATATGTCTGATACATGGAAAAGTGTGAATAATccctttttttaattattagtCTTGGtcttatttacataattttattgCCACCTAAAACATACTTTCAcccatttttcttttgtgtgcaAACATTGTATattgtgtacatatatatataaaaaataaaattaaaacaaagtttaaattTGTATGACATTTGTCTCCCAACCAGGAAGAATTATTTCTGTTAAAATTTGCTCCTGCGAATGATGATGAGACTGATTAAAGGACATAAAGGAAGAACAACAAATGCAGTTTGCTGctatatgaaaatgtttatatactgtaacttCCCAGTCAGCTCTGATTTATctcacatgcttttttttttcttgttcattGATGAGTGATTCATTCAGGAATAGTTCATCGTATAAGGTTGTGTTTGAGTTTAAAATAGTATCTTCAGTATTTAAACAGGTCTTTCTGTGAATCCTGAAACGTTTGACtaaatattacatgttttttaGTTCAGGATATCGGCTCTGCTGTGACGGTGGCtgtcaaagaaataaacaagccttcaggatttttacattttaacatcaaatcTTCCATAATTCTAAATATCATGGATTTCCAAAACATGCATTAAGCCATCCGAcctttcatttgatttttggttaaaatccttaaatatCCCAAATCTGGATATTTTAATGTGTAACTTACAGAGGATCATATCAGTTTTGGTGATTCATGTGTCTCCAACTGAATAATGGTaatgaaatcaaaataattttaatgATGATAAACTCAGCAGGGACCCAGGACACCATCCTGGTTAATGCAGCACCAAAGATAGATAGTCAGATTTtctaaaaatcatattttttcctATCTCCTATGTTAAGTACCAAAATAATCCTAAAATATTTACAGGAGGACTTGTGCTACACTGTACTTCACTGCGGGTTTACTGTGTACAACTGTAATTCTTAATAGTAttgtcttcctcctccagcGTCGTCTGAGATCATGGTACTGAAGCTACACTACtggtcaaaacatttttaaccagtttttattgaaatttaagcTGTTCAAGTCCAGTGAATAACCTTAAATGGTACAAAGGTAAGCGCTAAAGACTTATAATGGTatttgaaacaaaacagaaaaagaagttaaaaagataccataatttttttaattagttaattgTTTGTTCAAAAGCTGCACATGGTAATATCTTTCCTTACTGGCAGAGATAAAACTGGTGTCAGTAATCATAAAGGAATCAATAAACCAGGATGCAATGGGGAAGCAGTCAATAAAAGGACAGATGTGGGTCCACTGACCTGATGACTATGACAAAAGCAAACAACTACACATGTACGTCATAATACAGTAGGGGAGAACAGGGTAACATGAGTCACTTTTAATGTTTGATGATTTTACCGCAAAAAAaggtgtatttgtttcaaataatagttactatatattgTGCGTtagctacagaaagaatgtgtgtgtaaatgtcctTCTGTGTgcacagacaggtgacaaattaaagggaaaactggtccaggtctgaatgcttgacccctgaGTGCTTGttggcattttgctggcatggtttgggtccacttgtcccctcagagggaagggtcacctttatcctatgatgaaacatcctgatgggagtggtctcttcctgGGTGACAgtgcccccatccatagggcattaggggtcactgaatagtttgatgagtatgaaaatgatgtgaatcatatgctatggccttcacagtcaccagatctcaacccaactgaacacctattGAAGATTTTGGACCAACGTGTTATAGACAGCGCtctaccaccaccatcatcaaaacaccaaatgagggaatatcttttggaagaatggcgTTCATCCCTctagaagagttcagagacttgtagaatcaatgccaaggtgtattGAAGCTGTTTTGGTGGCCCAACAACTTACTAACACACtatatgttgggttttttttttatttgtcacccgtctctcaacaattaggtatttattcatcaacattgtaacactAGTAACATTAATTtgaacagtgtctctagtctctagaatatagaatatcagaaaataatacttAAATACACAGGTTACTCTGTACATTAAAGCCTATTTAAActtttgggggtaaattgacTCATTGAgtcaacttgccccaacatcactggcacgttttacccctccattttgacaaaactgtttaaCCCAGTGGCTCATTTACACaattatgctaagtttatgaccttgttttgtagcttacactgacttaaattaacatttaataatatCCAAACTTATctgttttaattaagatacaaggctgataactttagtaacatgatgaattcaaattattattttttttactctgttttacTTACCactctctctccatgtgcttgagtccaggatggattgagtaatgtgaactatactgGCTTAATTTGTGTGCCACTGGCTCaatttaccccgttctcccctattCTGGGTTTATGCAGGTTCACACAATATACTCAACTGAAAGTTGTATTAAGCTGGTTTGTCCTGGAGCACTGCCCTGGCTgtgcaaacattttaaaaaatgagtaaaatgttcCCAGCGTCACATGAGGTTATCATATCGCATTTATGATCACATATCAGCTGCAATATGTCCTGAAGTATTGcagctttatttaaaaaaaaggatttaacACAGATTACAGATATTAGCCTAAATCCTCTATTGTTCATGTTTGATAAGGTTATATCATCGTATCATATCAGTACACAGCCAGAGGGACTGTGACTTTTACAACATATAATATCCTCAACGGCCTCGGCATCTGTCTCATACAGCATTTTGCATGTAACCACTGcctgaaaacacaaagcagGTATAAACTCTACAGCTCCACAACCAAGACTCCTCCCCTCCACTTCCTAAATCAATGTTTACCAAATTAGTTAAGAACACAAATGGGCTGATTAAATATAAAGAGGAATTCATATTTGCTAAAGTCTCAATAGAGCTTATTATGGCAGGCATTTGCAGGCATTGTCCCATACTTGAATAAACACAATATTCTTTGTGTTTCACAAAGCAAATAAAGGTGTTGGAGCTTTTGTAACCTGTAGTGAGCGTTACCTTTGAAATACCAATGAAATTATGATATAAAATTTATAGGACATGTTTCTCAACACACGTATGTAATGTACTAGACAGATGGTTGGCAGCTTGTCACAGAGTACAAGGATGCAGGGTCCTGGCTGTATTTCATGTTGACATGATGGCAGAGATAATTAGGGAATATCAGGGGATTTCCTGGTTACATAGAGAAAGAAATGGGTTGCACaatgaaaggggaaaaaaacaaaaagcggCTGTAGTAATGGCTATGTATTAAGATGAGCTGCCAGAAAAGTTTCAAAGcacattatcattcattctcCTCCGTCTTATCCAAAAAGGAAATCTCCCATCGGTCACCAATTTAAGGTCTGGGATTTTATGTACTTTCATAATTCTGCTCATATGGTTTCAAACTTTTTTGATTACTCTAGCTTTTTCCAAATATTCAATCTGAACCTTTAAGAGGAAAGGAAGgacaacaatattaaaaaatgttgatccaAATGTTTAAATTTCAGATGGTTGAGGATAACAAGGTTATATTGgactttaaaatattcatttatgtCTTATGATCATCACATAAGCTGCATGACAGGTTGAActtgtctgctttttttttttttttggcatttgtttAAGTTCTGTTATTGCACATCAACACAGCAGATGACAACATTAAAGGCAGTGAAATTTGTGTTCTAGCTCCAATTAGATTATAAAATCTTTACAATTATTtcaaaaaaaggagagagagaagaggaagataagagagacaaatgaaaatatatacaaatattacCATTGTGGTTTTGTTGTAGGTGCTGTTAAgattgtgtgtttctgtgacatTTGATATATGGAGGAGGGATTTAAGGAAGAAAAGATTAAtgagcctgaaaagttgtccaggagtaaatatttacaatgtattgaattaagtattatatcaatttaaaactgctctatgcCTGAAATCTCTCATGGTGAACTTTAACCCCTGTGTGAAGTGTACAGGATGTGGGCCGATATATATTTtggaaaatcaaaatgaaatctCCTATTTGAGAAAATCTCATGGATACCTTGCGACTCCATTCATGCTCTTCAAACTTTTCAGCCACCACTAATTTATTCAATGTGAACTTACAGCATATCAGATAACACAGCCACTTTGCGTCTCTCATTGTGCATGactgtatttgtgtgcacaGGTCGGCGTGtgtgcagaggaggaggggagagagcaCGACAGCACTTAAATAAAAGGTAGTGGTATACtttctccttccttttcttccCATCTAAGTCAAAACAAAACGCATGACATGCACAGGACCACCAGAATGAGATCTAAATGGATCAAAGGATTACTTCTCGCCCTCTCTGTGGCTGCAGCTGTGTTATACCTCATCTCTATTAAGAGGGAGGTCCACACCCATTCAGAAAGACTCCAGAGGGCCCACCACAATGACTCCATCAGGGGCCAGGGAATGCTCATGAGGATGAACAAAATGGAAGCAGACATCAACAGGCTGCGTGAGTAAAAGTTAAAGTCCAATAGCTGATTCTGTCTCTTTGTCAAAGTAGGAAATTCAAGTTTTTgatttcaaattttattttgaacatgttaaaagaaaaagaaaaaaacaaaacattaacacatttGCTTTAATGTTCGTCATCAAACGATTCAAAGAGGATAatcggataattcgtaattcTCCGATGACGCCTGGACCGGACCAACCAACAATGCACAGTGCACTTTATGACAATTTCTTACACTGCTATTTGCAATATTTGCaattatgtaatatattttatgaCCTGTCGCTCGGTCAAGTCAGGATCACTGCTTTTTTTGCACAATACTATGCTGTGCAATACTTCAACTTATATGTAACTTATATACTTGATTGATGAGTGATGACTTGagtgattttaatttttaaaatttaatttaatttaactcttttttttcatgaaggGTGGACTAGCAAAGTAAGAATTTCATTATATGGTGTAACAGTCCGTGTTTGCTGTgcacatgataataaactttttgaattttgaaattcATCACAGTTTTAACATTCACAAAATCATTTCTTAACCAAAATTTGGGTTGATTTAAGcctgacaacacacacatgttgagCACAGGCCAACAGAGGGTTCTTACACACCTGCTCCAGTGGCATGTGCTCCTGATTGCATCATTTTGATTATaagcacaaacactgactgacagtgcatatttacatttcatggAGGGGCACCTGTGGAGTGCTACTGAATGACATCTGCGTGTCACTCAGGATACACTCAGGAACAAATACTCAGCTTCTCAGTTTGTCCACAGTCAATATGATGAATAAGCTTGAAAAGAAGGAACCGGTGCCACAGAAGAACGCAGAGGTGAAGAAGGAAAGGAAGGTGGTGAGGAAACTATACCCGAACTCATGGCTGTTCAAGAGGTGGGGTGAGGAGCtgtcagaggaggagcagaaggaggCTGAGAACTTATTTCAGAAATACGGCTACAATGCTTTCCTCAGTGATAGACTCCCCCTCAACAGAGAGATCCCTGACACCAGGCCTGCCAGGTGACCATAACCTCCCACTCATATGATCATCCCTGCTAATAAACCACACCTCATGTACTGTACTTTCAGGTGTGGTCGCAACAATCTTTGTATGTTATTACTTCAACTGTCCATAATGGTTTTACACCCACATTCAAAATATATCCATCTACATGTGTAATTTTCTCTtgataaatacagtttttagtAACATTAATTCGACTTTACAAACATCTTTTTccataaaacaattaatttggCTGGATTGTTATGAAACTCTCTTGTGTGGGCTGATGTATGACagaaaaattacagtaaaatcaCTTTTAGTCTGAATGAATGAGAGGTTTGTACATAACATACAGACAGTCCTTGATATAACTTAAGCCTTTTAATCTATAAACTTTGGTTGAATTTCTTGAATAATCAATTTTCAGTGACTAAGATATAGCTTTCATGAATAAACACTGGAAAATGCATCAAAGTTGAGTATGTTCAGAGGAAATTATCAACTAAACCTCAAGTTTCcttctgacatttcatttgCTTCTTGATTCTaatgattaaaaacaagcaCAAGTCTACAGCTTTAACAAGAAAAGTTCAGATCATTCAAGTCGTCAGGTACAAATTTTTTGTCTCCTGAAAAGGTGTGCTGCGAAAAAGTACCCAGAGGATCTTCCTACCATCGGTGTTGTGTTAATCTACCTGGATGAGGCTCTTTCCGTCATCAAAAGGGCTATCCGCAGCATCATCGACAAGACACCAGCTCATCTGCTGAAAGAAATCATACTGGTGGACGATCACAGTAGCAACGGTAGGTCGGCATGCTCTGCAGCTGTTCTGTTATTGGTAGTTTTCCTCTCAAGTATTTTATTATCAGGATATGGTATCAAGAGAGACAAAGTTGACTTGTAAAAGGTtggtaaaaatgacaaaaaacacatttcctccCTTCTCCTAGTTATATGTAGTTATGTAGTTAGGTTAGGATTGGGTTAAGGTTAGCGTACAAATCTCACAAGTTCGGCAAATCGTCCCTCTGGCCCATCCAATCTAGCACCAAAccttcaagttatgcgcttgttggttcggaccaatcagcatcctgTCAGGATTCTTGcgtaagacggtgatagacagatggttcaacCAATGACTTGCCAAGTATTTTTGTGCCTGCTCCTTTCTAAACAGTTTCCAAAGACGACTCGGAGgtggggggagaggggagggggggggggagttggTAGTTGGTAGATGCCTAAAAGTGTTCATTACATTAAATCTTCACCATATGCCTTTCTGCAGAGGATTTAATGGGGAAACTGGATGAATACATCAACTTCATCCATGAGGAGCGTCCAGGCCTGGTGAAAAAAGTCCGGCACTCTGAACAGCTCGGCCTCACTCAAGCCAGACTGTCAGGATGGAAGAACGCTGTCAGTGACGTGGTGGCCATCCTGGATGCTCACATTGAAGTCCATGTGCAATGGTTGGTTTAAGTGCTGAGtgagtttttctttctgtgctaCGGTGTTGATACTTTTGTCATCACATTAAACTATCACTGTTTGTGTACAGGGCAGAGCCATTACTAGCTCGCATCAAAGAGGACCGCACTGTGATATTGTCGCCAGTGTTTGACAGAGTCAACTATGATGACTTGATACTGACTCCCTACGAAGCTGCAGCTCATGCCTTTGACTGGGCTCTGTGGTGCATGTACGAGAAGTTCAGACCTGAGTGGTACGCTCTAAAGGATGAGTCACAGCCTGGCAAGTGAGTTCCAGTTTAAAAagttcacacaaaaaaaacatttgacactTGTAGGactggtttgacattttgggaaacatgctTATTCACGTTCTTGCTTTGAGTTAGATTAGAGGAATGATACcactctcacctgtctgctcAATATGACGCTTGAGCTAGGAGATGGTTggcttagcttaacataaagactcGAAACAGGGAcagcaatgtgtttttttccataaataATATTCTAGTTTATATGGAATAACCCCCCCTCAGTTTTCATTACAAATAATATTCtaaagaagataaaaaagagtgaaaactgTTATACTGAATACTGAATTTTTTGTTCTAAAGAAAGCAGGAAGAAGTGCTTCAGATATACTGTGGCATTAAGTTTACAAGTGCAACATGTTTCCCTTTTATAATAGAAGAGGTAGTTTATAGTATTTTCTCCTCTAAGAGGACATGTTTTGAATAGATATGCAGGATCTAAACAACACATGGATATGTGAACATTTGCATAATATAGCACTGTAAGCATGACCTAAATGTGAAGCCTTTGTGTGTCGTTTGCTCACAGTTTGTGGTTTAAAGTGATATTGCACACCAGCGATAAAGTTTCTGTTTAGTCAGTTGATGTGGATTAGATTTTATGTGACTATagaatactgtatgtacagcattAATGTTTGAGGTTCAGCCTCTGACCTCCCTACAAGGCTTTAGAAATGCTGTTTGAATAACGGCAACGGCAGTGACATAATGATTAAGAGAGTGCATTAGgtacacagtatactggagtgAGAGGAGTATGCCATGTTTGCATAGTGGCATGCTTGAGTTGAGCTGTTTGAAATAGCTTGCAGGCTTTGCAATATTTCATATTCTTCAAAGTGAATTTAGACCCTCCTTCCTTTTCGTTTAAACCAGTGGTCACCAATCCCTCTCCTCGAGAGATACTGGCCTGCATATTTTAGGCATCTCCCCACTCTAACATACCTGATTCTAATTATTAACTCATTATCAAGCCCTTGACAAGCTTTAGTTGCTTGATAACACGTTAATAATTAGGATCAAGTGTGTAAGAGTGGGGAGATACCTAAAACATGTAGGGTAGTAGCTCTCCAACCCTTCTCCTCGAGAGATACTGGCCTGCATGTTTTAGGCATCGCCCCACTCTAACACACctgattttaattattaaccCGCTATCAAACCGTTGACAAGCTTCAGTTGCTTGATAACAAGTTAATAATTAGGATTAGGCATGTAAGAGTGGGGAGATACCTAAAACATGTAGGGTAGTAGCTCTCCAGGAGCATGGTTGGTGACCACTGGTTTAAACAGTCTCTTACTCTTAAAGTCGTACTGGTACATTTACCAGCATGTACTGCAAAAGTGACCTGATTTCTGGCAGAGGAGGGAGTCACCTTTAGATATGGACACTGTACAAATTGCTTCAATGTtgtcaaaactgaaaaaatcaTTCACATAAagcaatttaattttttttaactgcaatACCACTTCTGTCCTTTTAAAAGGGGaaataacatgctttttgtgattttctgtcatttatatatgtTAAACTTTCCAAAACTTGAaatgaacatatgtaaaaatgccactttcaagtcaaaagccagggcttcgGTTTACTCTGAATGCTCcttttgcaatgttacctctacttccccattgATCGTTCAGATcgttcgcacatgcccacaaactgTTTCGTAGCCTTTGTTAACGTTGTCAgctcgcatatttcagatcggattcaggctcaaacatgtacagatgtatttgagaagttgacattttgagtaaagaacgagaaaaagaagtgaaatcctactactacgTTTGTTTCCGGAGCCAGTGGATGCTTctggaagctggccaatcagagcagagagggCTCATTggaagggggccttaaagagacaggagctaaaacggcctgtttcagacagaggctgaactaaggggctacataaagggccagtatgagataaataatgagcttttttaactgtaaatcatgcaaagatattccagtagagccccagaatagaaatatagacctggaaacaTGTacgatacgtcccctttaagtgTCCATGTGAGCAGTTTCATGTAGGGTGCATTTAAGGACTGAATGCAAACAGGTCAAACCTTTAGttaacacacatgcaaacacaaacagcagtgatCCTGCATCTCTAAAAGCCTTGATTCCAGCCACCTCCACTGTGTTAGGGCTACAGTAGAAATGACTAAAGCTACCATTGAGAACACTAAGGTCATGTCCTCACTATTTTCTCTGGGATTTGGGGAAATGTTTGAAACTTGGTGATTACATGTGAGTATGTTTAGGCTGCTTTTAAgccaaaagaaatgaaagaataaataaaatattcaaagttTCTCGACCAGAATTTAAATCCTGGCCTCAAATTCTGTATATCCGTAAAGCATTAGagttaagttttaaaaacaatgtCTTTTCTGTACGCCTGTGTATATTTTGGGTGAACTGATCCTTAAACCAGTCtcatatttaacatacattGACAGTTTATGAAGTGCAGGTGGATTTTTGATTTATTGCAAATACTTTATTTGTCACATGGTGTCATCAGGAGCCCCTCCATCATGGGGATACTTGTGGCTGATCGTAAGTTCTTTGGAGAGATCGGAAGCCTTGATGGTGGAATGAAAATATATGGTGGTGAAAATGTGGAGCTCGGCATCCGGGTAAGATG is a genomic window of Thunnus albacares chromosome 23, fThuAlb1.1, whole genome shotgun sequence containing:
- the LOC122975193 gene encoding probable polypeptide N-acetylgalactosaminyltransferase 8, with translation MRSKWIKGLLLALSVAAAVLYLISIKREVHTHSERLQRAHHNDSIRGQGMLMRMNKMEADINRLLNMMNKLEKKEPVPQKNAEVKKERKVVRKLYPNSWLFKRWGEELSEEEQKEAENLFQKYGYNAFLSDRLPLNREIPDTRPARCAAKKYPEDLPTIGVVLIYLDEALSVIKRAIRSIIDKTPAHLLKEIILVDDHSSNEDLMGKLDEYINFIHEERPGLVKKVRHSEQLGLTQARLSGWKNAVSDVVAILDAHIEVHVQWAEPLLARIKEDRTVILSPVFDRVNYDDLILTPYEAAAHAFDWALWCMYEKFRPEWYALKDESQPGKSPSIMGILVADRKFFGEIGSLDGGMKIYGGENVELGIRVWLCGGSIEIIPCSKIAHIERARKPYLPDLRVMVKRNALRVAEVWMDEYKYNVKIAWNIPLENHGIDIGDVSERKKLRERLKCKPFKWYLDNVYPELVSLNDVLAYGALINDLKPDLCIDQGPMPGNTPIIYVCHYYTAQHCFYCTNGQIYIGGIKSHKYNSNRCLVDPGTGVDPGLYDCKTAQQKKFHTLWDFKQGSSIQNRETKRCLEVAIGEDGVYKLVIQNCSGQSWKIQNLNKSQ